One Gloeothece verrucosa PCC 7822 DNA window includes the following coding sequences:
- a CDS encoding glycosyltransferase family 2 protein, producing MNLNSDVGIVAIGRNEGERLRRCFLSLMDFSSQIVYVDSGSTDHSQDIARSLSIDVVNLDLSIPFTAARARNTGLERLLLLNPNIKFVQFVDGDCEVVPTWLNVAYQQLLAHPEIAVVCGRRREQFPEKSVYNRLCDLEWDTPVGESKYCGGDAMMRVSALKQVGGYNAQLIAGEEPELCVRLRQQGWKIWRIDAEMTLHDAQMLHFHQWWKRTIRSGYAYAQGAYLHGKPPECHWLKESRRIWLWGLIIPLLSLSLAPFSQGWSLILLVAYLLLTYRIIQSQLKRGLSFQEAFVYALFCVIGKFPQLQGQIQFWLNQFRGKQNPLIEYKLSPN from the coding sequence ATGAATTTAAATTCAGATGTTGGCATTGTAGCCATTGGACGTAATGAAGGAGAACGGTTACGTCGATGTTTCTTATCGCTAATGGATTTTTCCAGTCAAATCGTCTATGTAGATTCCGGCTCCACCGATCATAGTCAAGACATCGCACGTTCATTGTCTATAGATGTGGTCAATCTGGATTTGTCGATCCCCTTTACCGCCGCCCGAGCTAGAAATACCGGCTTGGAACGTTTGCTATTGCTTAATCCTAACATTAAGTTTGTGCAGTTTGTTGATGGAGACTGCGAAGTGGTGCCAACTTGGCTCAACGTTGCCTATCAACAATTACTCGCTCATCCTGAAATCGCGGTGGTCTGTGGTCGTCGTCGCGAACAATTTCCCGAAAAATCTGTTTATAATCGCTTGTGTGACCTCGAATGGGATACCCCTGTAGGAGAGTCTAAGTATTGTGGTGGAGATGCCATGATGCGAGTATCAGCTTTAAAACAGGTTGGGGGCTACAATGCTCAACTCATTGCCGGTGAAGAACCCGAACTGTGTGTTCGTCTCCGCCAACAGGGCTGGAAAATTTGGCGTATTGATGCAGAAATGACGCTTCATGATGCACAAATGCTGCATTTTCATCAGTGGTGGAAGCGCACTATTCGTAGTGGTTATGCTTACGCACAAGGGGCTTATTTACACGGAAAACCCCCTGAGTGCCATTGGCTCAAAGAAAGCCGCCGTATTTGGCTGTGGGGGTTAATTATTCCGTTATTATCTTTGAGTCTAGCCCCCTTCTCTCAGGGCTGGAGTTTAATTTTATTGGTGGCTTATCTGTTACTGACTTACCGAATTATCCAAAGTCAATTAAAACGGGGATTAAGTTTTCAAGAGGCTTTTGTCTATGCCCTATTTTGTGTCATTGGCAAATTTCCTCAGCTACAGGGGCAAATCCAATTTTGGTTGAATCAGTTTCGGGGTAAGCAAAATCCCTTGATTGAATATAAGCTTTCCCCCAATTAG
- a CDS encoding sugar transferase, protein MTAYSKVSCSEPVNSPFVQPLYQQGQFNSIYQNPSAPLHPSVSCKIKRAIDVLGALFGLGLTIIIAIPVAIAMAIYDPGPLLYHQIRCGVNGRPFRIWKFRSMIVGADQMKHLIENEANGHIFKNENDPRITRVGAFLRRTSLDEFPQFWNVLVGDMSLVGTRPPTPDEVKNYEPHHWERLKVKPGITGEWQANGRSTVKDFEDIVQMDIHYQLKWSIFYDLQLIAKTVQVVFNRTGAC, encoded by the coding sequence AGCCCTTTTGTACAACCTTTATACCAACAAGGGCAATTTAATAGTATATACCAAAATCCTTCAGCCCCCCTACATCCTTCGGTAAGTTGTAAAATTAAACGCGCTATCGATGTGCTTGGGGCTTTGTTCGGTCTAGGACTAACGATAATAATTGCTATTCCAGTGGCTATAGCGATGGCAATATATGATCCAGGTCCATTGCTTTATCATCAAATTCGTTGTGGTGTCAATGGTCGTCCTTTCCGGATTTGGAAATTCCGCTCGATGATTGTCGGCGCTGACCAAATGAAACATCTGATTGAAAACGAAGCTAATGGACATATTTTTAAAAATGAAAATGATCCTAGAATCACTCGCGTAGGAGCCTTTTTACGTCGAACCAGTTTAGATGAATTTCCTCAATTTTGGAATGTTTTAGTCGGGGATATGAGTTTAGTGGGAACTCGACCCCCCACTCCTGATGAAGTCAAAAACTACGAACCCCATCATTGGGAACGCTTAAAAGTTAAACCCGGAATTACCGGAGAATGGCAAGCTAACGGCCGATCAACCGTCAAAGACTTTGAAGATATCGTGCAAATGGATATTCACTATCAACTTAAATGGTCAATCTTCTATGATTTACAGTTGATCGCCAAAACGGTTCAAGTGGTCTTCAACAGAACCGGTGCTTGCTAA